The following are encoded together in the Streptomyces asoensis genome:
- a CDS encoding L-aspartate oxidase, with product MTSTGIRLHAPAPGWSIAADVVVVGSGVAGLTAALRCEAAGLRTVVVTKARLDDGSTRWAQGGIAAALGEGDTPEQHLDDTLVAGAGLCDENAVRILVTEGPDAVRRLIETGAHFDESEEGGLELTREGGHHRRRIAHAGGDATGAEISRALVEAVRARGLRTIENALVLDLLTDAAGRTAGVTLHVMDEGQHDGVGAVHAPAVVLATGGMGQVFSATTNPSVSTGDGVALALRAGAEVSDLEFVQFHPTVLFLGADAEGQQPLVSEAVRGEGAHLVDADGVRFMVGQHELAELAPRDIVAKGIMRRMQEQDAEHMFLDARHFGADMWEHRFPTILAACRAHGIDPVTEPVPVAPAAHYASGGVRTDSRGRTTVPGLYACGEVACTGVHGANRLASNSLLEGLVYAERIVADITASRADDGLHARVPAPVEHPEKPAHPLLAPEARFAIQRIMTDGAGVLRSAESLEKAAGQLVRLHSDARDALDENGKTAEPGVDTWEATNLLCVARVLVAAARQREETRGCHWREDHADRDDANWRRHIVVRLNPDRTLAVHTTDTADFPPTRQHHQEQ from the coding sequence GTGACCAGCACAGGCATACGACTGCACGCGCCCGCGCCCGGGTGGAGCATCGCCGCGGACGTGGTGGTCGTGGGTTCCGGCGTCGCCGGCCTGACCGCCGCCCTGCGCTGCGAGGCCGCCGGCCTGAGGACGGTCGTCGTCACCAAGGCCCGGCTCGACGACGGCTCGACGCGCTGGGCGCAGGGCGGCATAGCCGCCGCCCTGGGCGAGGGCGACACGCCCGAACAGCACCTGGACGACACGCTGGTGGCGGGCGCGGGCCTGTGCGACGAGAACGCCGTACGGATCCTCGTCACCGAGGGCCCGGACGCCGTGCGCCGGCTGATCGAGACCGGCGCCCACTTCGACGAGTCGGAGGAGGGCGGCCTGGAGCTCACCCGCGAGGGCGGCCACCACCGACGCCGTATCGCGCACGCGGGCGGCGACGCGACCGGCGCGGAGATCTCCCGCGCCCTCGTCGAGGCGGTACGCGCGCGGGGACTGCGCACGATCGAGAACGCGCTCGTGCTGGACCTGCTCACCGACGCCGCGGGCCGCACCGCCGGCGTCACCCTGCACGTCATGGACGAGGGCCAGCACGACGGCGTGGGCGCCGTGCACGCCCCCGCGGTGGTCCTCGCGACCGGCGGCATGGGCCAGGTGTTCTCCGCCACCACCAACCCCTCCGTCTCGACCGGCGACGGCGTGGCGCTCGCCCTGCGCGCGGGCGCGGAGGTCTCCGACCTGGAGTTCGTCCAGTTCCACCCCACGGTGCTGTTCCTCGGAGCGGACGCCGAGGGCCAGCAGCCGCTGGTCTCCGAGGCCGTGCGCGGCGAGGGCGCCCACCTGGTGGACGCGGACGGCGTGCGCTTCATGGTGGGACAGCACGAGCTGGCCGAACTGGCGCCCCGGGACATCGTCGCCAAGGGCATCATGCGCCGCATGCAGGAGCAGGACGCCGAGCACATGTTCCTCGACGCCCGCCACTTCGGCGCCGACATGTGGGAGCACCGCTTCCCGACGATCCTCGCCGCGTGCCGCGCCCATGGCATCGACCCCGTCACCGAGCCCGTCCCCGTGGCCCCGGCGGCCCACTACGCGTCCGGGGGCGTGCGTACCGACTCCCGCGGCCGGACGACCGTGCCGGGCCTGTACGCGTGCGGGGAGGTCGCCTGCACCGGTGTGCACGGCGCGAACCGGCTCGCGTCGAACTCGCTCCTCGAAGGCCTCGTCTACGCCGAGCGCATCGTCGCCGACATCACGGCGAGCCGCGCGGACGACGGGCTGCACGCGCGGGTGCCCGCGCCGGTGGAGCACCCCGAGAAGCCGGCCCACCCGCTCCTCGCCCCGGAGGCCCGGTTCGCCATCCAGCGGATCATGACCGACGGCGCGGGCGTCCTGCGTTCCGCCGAGTCCCTGGAGAAGGCGGCCGGCCAGCTGGTGCGGCTGCACTCCGACGCCCGGGACGCCCTGGACGAGAACGGCAAGACGGCCGAGCCCGGCGTCGACACCTGGGAGGCCACCAACCTCCTGTGCGTGGCGCGGGTCCTGGTCGCCGCCGCGCGGCAGCGCGAGGAGACCCGCGGCTGCCACTGGCGCGAGGACCACGCCGACCGTGACGACGCGAACTGGCGCCGGCACATCGTCGTACGGCTGAATCCGGACCGCACGCTCGCCGTACACACCACCGATACCGCAGACTTCCCCCCTACCCGGCAGCACCACCAGGAGCAGTGA
- the nadC gene encoding carboxylating nicotinate-nucleotide diphosphorylase — translation MSTPDLPLAPSGGCGDGCACGADTDAEFTDEGYAEYAECGLDPALAELLSDAGLDPVEVEDIANVAIQEDLAHGVDVTTVATIPEDAVATADFTAREAGVVAGLRIAEAVVSVVCTEEFEVERHVEDGDLVEAGQKLLSVTTRTRDLLTAERSALNLLCRLSGIATATRAWSDVLEGSKARVRDTRKTTPGLRSLEKFAVRCGGGVNHRMSLSDAALVKDNHVVAAGGVAQAFQAVRETFPDVPIEVEVDTLHQLREVVDAGADLILLDNFTPAECAEAVGIVGGRALLEASGRLTLANAGAYADTGVDFLAVGALTHSSPILDIGLDLRAAE, via the coding sequence GTGAGCACCCCCGACCTTCCCCTCGCCCCGAGCGGCGGCTGCGGCGACGGCTGTGCCTGCGGCGCCGACACGGACGCCGAATTCACCGACGAGGGATACGCCGAATACGCGGAGTGCGGCCTCGACCCCGCGCTCGCCGAACTGCTGTCCGACGCCGGACTCGACCCCGTGGAGGTCGAGGACATCGCCAACGTCGCCATCCAGGAGGACCTGGCCCACGGCGTCGACGTGACGACCGTCGCCACCATCCCCGAGGACGCCGTCGCCACCGCCGACTTCACCGCGCGCGAGGCGGGTGTCGTCGCGGGTCTGCGGATCGCCGAGGCCGTCGTCTCGGTCGTCTGCACGGAGGAGTTCGAGGTCGAGCGGCACGTCGAGGACGGCGACCTGGTGGAGGCCGGCCAGAAGCTGCTGTCGGTCACCACGCGCACGCGTGACCTGCTCACCGCCGAGCGCAGCGCGCTCAACCTGCTGTGCCGCCTGTCGGGCATCGCCACCGCCACGCGCGCGTGGTCGGACGTCCTGGAGGGCTCCAAGGCGCGCGTGCGTGACACCCGCAAGACCACCCCGGGCCTGCGCTCCCTGGAGAAGTTCGCGGTCCGCTGCGGCGGAGGCGTCAACCACCGCATGTCGCTGTCCGACGCGGCCCTGGTCAAGGACAACCACGTGGTCGCCGCGGGCGGTGTCGCCCAGGCCTTCCAGGCCGTCCGCGAGACCTTCCCGGACGTGCCGATCGAGGTCGAGGTCGACACCCTGCACCAGCTGCGCGAGGTCGTCGACGCCGGTGCCGACCTCATCCTGCTGGACAACTTCACGCCCGCCGAGTGCGCGGAGGCCGTCGGCATCGTCGGCGGACGCGCCCTGCTGGAGGCGTCGGGCCGGCTCACCCTGGCCAACGCCG